A single genomic interval of Gammaproteobacteria bacterium harbors:
- a CDS encoding DUF1924 domain-containing protein encodes MTKLLATRSARIIHPSLALLLGAAAATLTLPAMAGDTSAAQQLERWSAQAGTPGNAEQGRDFFNARHGGEWSCSSCHGNPPVKSGEHASTGKDIAPLAPAFNARAFSDTAHIDKWFRRNCNDVLERECSTAEKANVLAYLIGLKP; translated from the coding sequence ATGACAAAGCTTCTTGCCACCCGATCGGCCCGGATCATCCACCCAAGCCTGGCGCTGCTGCTCGGCGCGGCCGCAGCCACCTTGACCCTGCCTGCCATGGCGGGCGACACCAGCGCCGCGCAACAGCTCGAGCGCTGGAGCGCGCAGGCCGGCACGCCGGGCAATGCCGAGCAGGGCCGCGACTTCTTCAACGCGCGCCACGGCGGCGAATGGTCGTGCAGTTCCTGCCACGGCAATCCGCCGGTCAAAAGCGGGGAACACGCCAGCACCGGCAAGGATATCGCACCGCTGGCGCCGGCCTTCAACGCCCGCGCATTCAGCGACACGGCCCACATCGACAAATGGTTCCGGCGCAACTGCAACGATGTTCTCGAGCGCGAATGCAGCACTGCCGAGAAGGCCAATGTCTTGGCCTACCTGATCGGACTCAAACCCTGA
- a CDS encoding sulfotransferase, translated as MNAAQALRLVFHLGPGKTGTTAIQSALRARRDALLGQGCWYLGMMLEHAPVQRYHWQKITGTPEFVALDKQLANAQLLEVFRASLPAIREAGCHTIVWSNEWFLQRTGFVIDTVSALAESGLEVQIVSYVRRHDAWARSAYIQWGIKDKRYPGKTRPFAQWLKYEAMAFAAQLAPWIERFPERCAVRNFDAIADVVADFQQLTGLDGAGLESVRVNEAPSAEELLLRVLENDRAAGRGAAPAALTTVLEKLLPGAEELAAVRAHMATDRAALNRILADCGQPPLDDAPLSATPPAIDVERVLELSLQHTAQQARRLAELEQHAGPSPAQPGARAPDAAALRPVFVISTGRSGSTLVQRLLNCHPALVVWGEHHGFLASLLGAYTQMSKPGHRQATMFAPGQQAWRQLVPTLVDPGAALEWVNPCSAEEFATQLRQFISGYFAGRLAPGQRWGFKEILYNAPAVLVALARLFPQGRFIFVKRDRLEVTRSKVHAFVKESNWERFPPAEQTRRIRRMLGEIDTQYRAYDEFLEKRPAAGLIVEYERLVSAPREVTASMLAHLGLDEGSYDWSLAQQVMQRNVAATPPDAMLTLLVREIATLMATEQA; from the coding sequence ATGAACGCCGCGCAAGCTCTTCGCCTGGTATTCCACCTCGGCCCCGGCAAGACCGGCACCACCGCGATCCAGAGCGCATTGCGCGCGCGCCGCGACGCATTGCTCGGGCAGGGCTGCTGGTATCTCGGGATGATGCTCGAGCACGCACCGGTGCAACGCTACCACTGGCAGAAGATCACCGGCACGCCGGAGTTCGTGGCCCTCGACAAACAGCTCGCCAACGCCCAGCTGCTGGAAGTGTTCCGCGCCAGCCTGCCGGCGATCCGCGAGGCGGGCTGCCATACCATCGTCTGGAGCAACGAGTGGTTCCTGCAGCGCACCGGTTTCGTGATCGACACCGTCAGCGCGCTGGCCGAATCCGGGCTGGAGGTGCAGATCGTCTCCTATGTGCGGCGCCACGATGCCTGGGCCCGCTCGGCCTATATCCAGTGGGGCATCAAGGACAAGCGCTATCCCGGCAAAACGCGCCCGTTCGCGCAGTGGCTGAAATACGAGGCGATGGCATTTGCCGCCCAGCTTGCGCCGTGGATCGAGCGTTTCCCGGAGCGTTGCGCGGTGCGCAATTTCGATGCGATCGCTGACGTGGTCGCGGATTTCCAGCAACTCACCGGACTCGATGGCGCGGGTCTCGAGAGCGTGCGCGTCAACGAGGCGCCTTCGGCCGAGGAACTGCTGCTGCGGGTGCTCGAGAACGATCGCGCCGCGGGCAGGGGAGCCGCGCCGGCGGCGCTGACGACGGTCCTCGAAAAGCTGCTGCCTGGCGCCGAGGAACTGGCGGCGGTGCGCGCGCACATGGCCACTGACCGCGCCGCGCTGAACCGCATTCTCGCGGACTGCGGCCAGCCGCCGCTCGATGATGCGCCGCTGTCGGCAACGCCACCGGCGATCGATGTCGAGCGGGTGCTCGAGCTCTCGCTGCAGCACACCGCGCAGCAGGCGCGCCGCCTCGCGGAACTCGAGCAGCATGCGGGCCCCAGCCCCGCGCAACCCGGCGCCCGCGCGCCCGATGCCGCAGCGTTGCGCCCGGTGTTCGTGATCTCCACCGGCCGCAGCGGCAGCACCCTGGTGCAGCGTCTGTTGAACTGCCATCCGGCGCTGGTGGTGTGGGGCGAGCATCACGGCTTTCTCGCCAGCCTGCTTGGCGCCTACACGCAGATGAGCAAACCGGGGCACCGCCAGGCGACGATGTTCGCACCCGGCCAGCAGGCGTGGAGGCAGCTGGTGCCGACGCTCGTTGATCCGGGCGCGGCGCTGGAGTGGGTGAATCCCTGTTCGGCGGAAGAATTCGCCACCCAGCTGCGCCAGTTCATCAGCGGCTATTTCGCCGGCCGGCTGGCGCCGGGGCAGCGCTGGGGTTTCAAGGAAATCCTCTACAACGCGCCTGCCGTGCTGGTGGCGCTGGCACGGCTGTTTCCGCAGGGGCGCTTCATCTTCGTCAAACGCGACCGCCTCGAGGTCACGCGCAGCAAGGTGCACGCCTTCGTGAAGGAGTCCAACTGGGAGCGCTTCCCGCCCGCGGAACAAACCCGCCGCATCCGTCGCATGCTGGGCGAGATCGACACCCAGTATCGCGCCTACGACGAATTCCTGGAGAAGCGGCCCGCGGCCGGTTTGATCGTTGAATACGAGCGCCTGGTATCCGCACCGCGGGAAGTCACGGCGAGTATGCTCGCGCATCTTGGCCTCGATGAGGGGAGCTACGACTGGAGCCTCGCGCAACAGGTGATGCAGCGCAACGTCGCCGCGACTCCGCCCGATGCAATGCTGACGCTCCTGGTGCGCGAAATTGCCACGCTGATGGCGACGGAACAGGCATGA
- a CDS encoding glycosyltransferase family 2 protein, protein MTMQQKTAPGSSVTSYTRDQVKPLEELGSGVRAHVELAFSPGPQRGRIIIGWLYDPGANKTRLAALGAKGRGESVAIPLRDGEDGVRIVTTARPDVSAAMGAAETSTHQHGFVILLPGRLEQYSLAVLLDEQAGTLGFTLETRPAELANGLRACWPHAGASVRGMCLGADAALLALIDQFQLAQFDELYPSMTRFLRDPRRAFAAMDQAFCLGDAGLVIFGWHFEPAATLASISVHGPAGLSCDVSDALYALQRRDVLEQLHQRYPDVGEMRGFFGFVPLATFPGDARALCLRFADEQEVWLKLPTDEPHRSGLALVREILESIPSPEKLRHQLHTIYERGLGAAIEATARADRGTPPVPVCQQFGTPPANPTVSVIVPLYGRYDFLRHQLVHFADDPDFVAVDLIYVVDDPAITLAALDTAVAYHELLGTAFRLVHYGRNLGFAGANNVGVSLARADTVLLLNSDVIPRARGWLGALQRALDELPGAGAVGPLLQYCDDSIQHAGMCPQRDPFVPGFLLNVHPGKGQMWNGGEEPAQQELLTAACLMLRKADYLDCGGLDEGYLVGDFEDSDLCLALRQRARTLWLVPRARLWHLERQSQNANASAGFRQLLTLFNGWRYQGRIRAGIIANPETDGTADAHRDL, encoded by the coding sequence ATGACGATGCAGCAGAAAACCGCACCCGGAAGCTCCGTCACGAGCTACACCCGCGACCAGGTAAAGCCGCTCGAGGAACTCGGCTCCGGTGTGCGCGCGCACGTGGAACTGGCCTTTTCGCCGGGGCCGCAGCGCGGGCGCATCATCATCGGCTGGCTGTACGATCCGGGCGCCAACAAGACGCGACTGGCGGCGCTCGGCGCGAAGGGTCGCGGCGAGAGCGTCGCGATCCCGCTGCGCGACGGCGAGGACGGGGTGCGGATCGTCACCACCGCGCGGCCCGATGTCAGCGCCGCGATGGGTGCCGCCGAGACGTCCACGCACCAGCACGGTTTCGTGATCCTGTTGCCGGGGCGTCTCGAGCAGTACAGCCTCGCGGTGCTGCTCGACGAGCAGGCCGGCACGCTCGGATTCACACTCGAAACCCGCCCGGCCGAACTGGCCAATGGCCTGCGTGCCTGCTGGCCGCATGCCGGCGCCAGCGTGCGCGGCATGTGTCTGGGCGCCGATGCCGCGCTGCTGGCGCTGATCGATCAGTTCCAGCTGGCGCAGTTCGACGAGCTGTATCCCTCGATGACGCGGTTCCTGCGCGATCCGCGCCGCGCTTTCGCGGCGATGGATCAGGCGTTCTGTCTCGGCGATGCCGGGCTGGTGATCTTCGGCTGGCATTTCGAGCCGGCCGCGACACTGGCCTCGATCAGCGTGCACGGACCCGCGGGCCTGAGCTGCGATGTCAGCGATGCGCTGTATGCGCTGCAGCGCCGTGATGTGCTGGAGCAGCTGCACCAGCGTTACCCCGATGTCGGCGAGATGCGCGGCTTCTTCGGTTTCGTGCCGCTGGCGACCTTCCCGGGCGATGCGCGCGCATTGTGCCTGCGTTTTGCCGACGAGCAGGAAGTGTGGCTGAAACTGCCGACCGACGAGCCGCATCGCAGCGGGCTCGCGCTGGTGCGCGAGATTCTCGAATCGATTCCCTCGCCGGAGAAATTGCGCCACCAGCTGCACACGATCTACGAACGCGGCCTCGGCGCGGCGATCGAGGCCACCGCGCGCGCGGATCGCGGCACGCCGCCCGTGCCCGTCTGCCAGCAGTTCGGCACGCCGCCCGCCAACCCCACGGTCAGCGTGATCGTGCCCTTGTACGGGCGTTACGATTTCCTGCGTCACCAGCTGGTGCATTTTGCCGACGACCCGGATTTTGTCGCGGTCGACCTGATCTACGTGGTCGACGATCCCGCGATCACACTCGCGGCGCTCGATACCGCCGTCGCGTACCACGAGCTGCTTGGCACGGCGTTCCGCCTCGTGCATTACGGGCGCAATCTCGGCTTTGCCGGCGCCAACAACGTCGGCGTGTCGCTGGCGCGCGCAGACACCGTGCTGCTGCTCAATTCCGACGTGATACCGCGCGCCCGTGGCTGGCTCGGCGCACTGCAACGCGCGCTCGACGAACTGCCCGGTGCCGGCGCGGTCGGGCCGCTGCTGCAGTACTGCGACGATTCGATTCAGCACGCCGGCATGTGCCCCCAACGCGATCCCTTCGTGCCGGGTTTCCTGCTCAATGTGCATCCCGGCAAGGGGCAGATGTGGAACGGCGGTGAGGAGCCCGCGCAACAGGAGCTGCTGACCGCGGCCTGCCTGATGCTGCGCAAGGCCGATTACCTCGACTGCGGTGGTCTCGACGAGGGCTACCTGGTCGGGGATTTCGAGGACAGCGACCTGTGCCTGGCGCTGCGCCAGCGCGCGCGCACGCTGTGGCTGGTGCCGCGCGCGCGGTTGTGGCATCTCGAGCGCCAGTCGCAGAATGCCAACGCCAGCGCCGGCTTTCGCCAGCTGCTGACGTTGTTCAACGGCTGGCGTTACCAGGGCAGGATCCGCGCGGGGATCATCGCCAACCCCGAAACCGATGGAACCGCCGATGCGCATCGCGATCTTTAG
- a CDS encoding glycosyltransferase family 4 protein, which translates to MRIAIFSHGHPSFSKGGGELAAWHLFEGINAGGAHQAWFIARAPREMLHPGTPVAALNEREYLIGGNAEIPDLCATIALGPDSDFAALLRTIRPDVIHFQHYVHLGLEMIRAARRTCPDAKIVLTLHEYIAICMNSGQMLKTDGRLCHRYSPRECAQCFPERAPEDFFLRERYIKAHFDLVDRFISPSRFLKERYVAWGLPAVRIEVLENGIPDGQRQPPRTLAADEARGRFAYFGQINPFKGVDVLLEAIALLPKRVRRRMSLDIFGSGLDSQPAVYRERVTELLADNARTVRLHGAYEPHEMEHLLAGIDWVLMGSVWWENSPLVIQEAFRAGRPVICPGIGGMAEKVQDGSGGYHYRASDPVALAGLIRTLVEDPAKFDRVLDTLPAVAPRQQCVDSHLALYAAS; encoded by the coding sequence ATGCGCATCGCGATCTTTAGCCACGGCCACCCGAGCTTCAGCAAGGGTGGCGGCGAGCTGGCCGCGTGGCATCTGTTCGAAGGCATCAATGCCGGCGGCGCGCACCAGGCCTGGTTCATCGCGCGCGCCCCAAGGGAGATGCTGCATCCCGGCACCCCGGTCGCGGCCCTGAACGAGCGCGAGTACCTGATCGGCGGCAACGCCGAGATTCCTGATCTCTGCGCCACCATCGCGCTCGGTCCGGACAGCGATTTCGCCGCGCTGCTGCGCACGATCCGCCCCGACGTGATCCACTTCCAGCACTACGTGCATCTCGGCCTCGAGATGATCCGCGCCGCGCGCCGCACCTGCCCCGATGCGAAAATCGTGCTGACGCTGCACGAGTACATCGCGATCTGCATGAACAGCGGCCAGATGCTCAAGACCGACGGACGCCTGTGCCACCGTTACAGCCCGCGCGAATGCGCGCAGTGTTTTCCCGAGCGCGCGCCGGAGGATTTCTTCCTGCGCGAGCGCTACATCAAGGCGCATTTCGATCTCGTCGACCGCTTCATCTCGCCGAGCCGCTTCCTGAAGGAACGCTACGTGGCCTGGGGCCTTCCCGCGGTGCGCATCGAGGTGCTCGAGAACGGCATCCCCGACGGGCAACGCCAGCCGCCGCGCACACTCGCCGCCGACGAGGCGCGCGGGCGCTTTGCCTATTTCGGGCAGATCAATCCGTTCAAGGGCGTCGATGTGCTGCTCGAGGCGATCGCGCTGCTGCCCAAACGCGTGCGCCGGCGCATGAGCCTCGATATCTTCGGCTCGGGGCTCGACAGCCAGCCCGCGGTTTACCGCGAGCGGGTCACGGAACTGCTCGCGGACAATGCGCGCACGGTGCGCCTGCACGGCGCCTACGAACCGCACGAGATGGAACACCTGCTGGCCGGCATCGACTGGGTGCTGATGGGCTCGGTGTGGTGGGAGAACTCGCCGCTGGTGATCCAGGAGGCATTCCGCGCCGGGCGCCCGGTGATCTGCCCCGGTATCGGCGGGATGGCGGAAAAGGTGCAGGATGGCAGCGGCGGTTATCACTACCGCGCCAGCGATCCGGTCGCGCTGGCGGGCCTGATCCGCACCCTGGTCGAGGATCCGGCGAAATTTGATCGGGTGCTCGATACGCTGCCCGCCGTGGCGCCGCGGCAGCAATGCGTCGATTCCCATCTCGCGCTCTACGCCGCGTCCTGA
- a CDS encoding cytochrome b/b6 domain-containing protein, which translates to MNTSSPTLPFPSRATAAPTRRVIDAPMRMFHWLFALCFVGAYASADGEHWRMLHVTLGYTLAGLLAFRLVYGLVGPRQARLALLGRRLGGLSGWVSSLRTSTPGNLNWRKGQNLLMALALVALLAAVVPVTLSGYAIYNDFGGEWLEELHEFAGEAFLWLVLSHLALLLGLSVLRRRNQALPMLSGRIEGAGTDLAKRNHGVLAMLLLSAVLVFMAAQWQQSPKGLLPGYASMISRAHAHDD; encoded by the coding sequence ATGAATACTTCCAGCCCCACGCTACCCTTCCCGAGCCGGGCCACGGCCGCCCCGACGCGCAGGGTCATCGACGCGCCGATGCGCATGTTCCACTGGCTGTTCGCGCTGTGTTTCGTCGGCGCATATGCCAGCGCCGACGGCGAACACTGGCGCATGCTGCATGTCACGCTGGGTTACACGCTGGCCGGACTGCTGGCATTTCGCCTCGTCTACGGCCTGGTCGGTCCGCGCCAGGCGCGGCTGGCGCTGCTGGGGCGCAGGCTCGGCGGCCTGTCCGGATGGGTGTCATCGCTCAGGACCAGCACGCCCGGCAACCTAAACTGGCGCAAGGGCCAGAACCTGCTGATGGCGCTCGCGCTCGTGGCGCTTCTGGCAGCCGTGGTACCGGTGACCCTGAGCGGTTACGCCATCTACAACGACTTCGGCGGTGAATGGCTGGAGGAACTGCACGAGTTCGCCGGCGAAGCCTTCCTGTGGCTGGTACTGAGCCACCTCGCACTGCTTCTGGGCCTGAGTGTGCTGCGGCGCAGGAACCAGGCGCTGCCGATGCTGAGCGGGCGTATCGAAGGCGCGGGAACGGACCTCGCAAAACGCAATCACGGTGTTCTGGCAATGTTGTTGCTGAGCGCGGTGCTGGTCTTCATGGCCGCGCAGTGGCAACAAAGCCCCAAGGGCCTGCTGCCCGGCTATGCCTCGATGATCTCGCGCGCTCACGCACATGACGACTGA
- a CDS encoding sensor histidine kinase, whose protein sequence is MRQAASLRLRLLGLTALGLSLALLLAWAMLGELFRAEVMRQFRVSLEQQLDQLTARVGFDARGQPLVDEASLSDPRWQRPYSGLYWQINDADQAALLRSRSLWDASLANAADDPGDGAVHAHAAAGPQGAPLLVLERVVRPVEFAGLRWHLLVAADTRAVQDSVMRFRGVLALSLAVLLTLLLLAAWAQVALGLAPLRALQRALVALREGRTRKLEGPAPAEVQPLVDGFNAVLEHNDQVMQRARQQAGNLAHAVKTPLAVLGQAAEALVASSPHAASAASDGGLARLVLEQVVLARRQVDWHLARARAAGGQGLPGQRVVLEPVLRALLRVMEKVHAARALELRCAPIGADLVFAGEEQDLQEILGNLLDNACKWARTVVSMEARLESAALPARLLITVQDDGPGIAPEQRDAVLARGARIDESVPGSGLGLAIVADLVIAYGGTIALDPSPLGGLQVVIRLPAAA, encoded by the coding sequence ATGCGCCAGGCAGCGTCGCTGCGGTTGCGGCTGCTGGGCTTGACGGCGCTCGGCCTGAGCCTGGCGCTGCTGCTGGCCTGGGCGATGCTCGGCGAGCTGTTCCGCGCCGAGGTGATGCGCCAGTTCCGCGTCTCCCTGGAACAACAGCTGGACCAATTGACCGCGCGGGTGGGATTCGACGCCCGCGGTCAGCCGCTGGTCGACGAGGCCAGCTTGTCCGATCCACGCTGGCAACGACCGTATTCCGGGCTGTACTGGCAGATCAACGATGCCGACCAGGCGGCTTTGTTGCGTTCGCGTTCGCTGTGGGACGCAAGCCTGGCCAACGCCGCCGACGACCCGGGTGACGGTGCGGTGCATGCGCATGCGGCAGCGGGGCCGCAGGGGGCGCCCTTGCTGGTGCTGGAGCGCGTCGTGCGGCCGGTGGAATTTGCCGGTCTGCGCTGGCATCTGCTGGTGGCGGCCGACACCCGGGCCGTGCAGGATTCCGTGATGCGATTCCGCGGCGTGCTGGCCCTGTCGCTGGCCGTGCTGCTGACGTTGCTGTTGCTGGCGGCGTGGGCGCAGGTGGCACTGGGTCTGGCGCCGCTGCGTGCGCTGCAGCGTGCATTGGTGGCGCTTCGCGAGGGGCGCACGCGCAAACTGGAAGGGCCGGCGCCGGCCGAAGTGCAGCCGCTGGTCGACGGATTCAACGCGGTACTCGAGCACAACGATCAGGTCATGCAGCGTGCGCGGCAGCAGGCCGGCAACCTGGCGCACGCCGTCAAGACGCCGCTGGCGGTGCTGGGGCAGGCGGCCGAAGCGCTCGTCGCGAGCTCGCCGCACGCCGCTTCCGCGGCAAGCGATGGTGGTCTTGCGCGGCTGGTGCTGGAGCAGGTGGTACTGGCGCGGCGCCAGGTTGACTGGCACCTTGCGCGCGCCCGCGCCGCCGGTGGACAAGGGCTGCCAGGCCAGCGCGTCGTGCTGGAGCCGGTGCTGCGCGCGTTGCTGCGAGTGATGGAAAAGGTGCACGCGGCGCGTGCGCTCGAGCTGCGCTGCGCGCCCATTGGCGCCGACCTGGTGTTTGCCGGCGAGGAACAGGATCTGCAGGAAATATTGGGCAACCTGCTCGACAACGCCTGCAAATGGGCGCGCACGGTGGTGTCGATGGAGGCGCGGCTGGAGAGCGCTGCGCTGCCCGCACGGTTGCTGATCACGGTGCAGGACGACGGGCCCGGCATCGCACCGGAGCAGCGCGACGCGGTGCTTGCGCGGGGTGCGCGCATCGATGAGTCGGTACCCGGTTCGGGCCTGGGACTGGCGATCGTGGCCGACCTGGTGATCGCCTACGGAGGCACGATCGCGCTCGACCCGTCGCCGCTGGGCGGCCTGCAGGTGGTGATCCGCCTACCGGCGGCGGCATGA
- a CDS encoding PepSY domain-containing protein produces the protein MRRTFAVLFAVLALAAGGVAGGERDHDRARAALEAGEVLPLTTILERVAQQHPGQVLGVELEHERGRWIYELKLLESDGVLVELEVDASDATVLEHSVEHD, from the coding sequence ATGCGCAGGACCTTTGCCGTGTTGTTTGCGGTGCTGGCGCTGGCCGCGGGTGGTGTCGCCGGCGGGGAGCGCGACCATGACCGCGCGCGCGCTGCGCTGGAGGCCGGTGAGGTGCTGCCGTTGACCACCATCCTGGAGCGCGTCGCGCAGCAGCACCCGGGCCAGGTGCTGGGGGTTGAACTCGAACACGAGCGCGGCCGCTGGATCTACGAGCTCAAGCTGCTCGAAAGTGACGGTGTGCTGGTCGAACTGGAGGTCGATGCAAGCGACGCAACCGTTCTCGAACACAGCGTCGAACACGACTGA
- a CDS encoding response regulator transcription factor — protein sequence MRILVVEDEPRLAAQLRQTLKDAGYAVDAAANGRDAWQMGAVETYDAILLDLGLPVLDGLSVLKRWRLEGLSTPVLVLTARDQWHEKVAGIDAGADDYLAKPFHSEELLARLRALIRRARGLASPVLHCGPVSLDTRSSRVTLDGHPVPMTSHEYRVLAYLMHHPDTVVSRAELTEHIYAQDFDRDSNTIEVFIARLRKKLPPAMIETVRGLGYRLALP from the coding sequence ATGCGCATCCTGGTGGTGGAGGACGAGCCGCGGCTGGCGGCGCAATTGCGCCAGACGCTGAAAGACGCCGGCTACGCGGTGGATGCGGCCGCCAACGGTCGCGATGCCTGGCAGATGGGCGCCGTGGAGACTTATGATGCGATATTGCTCGACCTCGGTCTGCCGGTGCTCGATGGCCTGAGCGTGCTCAAACGATGGCGTCTCGAGGGCCTCAGCACTCCGGTGCTGGTACTGACCGCTCGCGACCAGTGGCACGAGAAAGTCGCGGGAATCGATGCCGGGGCCGACGACTACCTGGCCAAGCCCTTCCACAGCGAGGAACTGCTGGCACGGCTGCGTGCGCTGATCCGGCGCGCCCGGGGCCTGGCCTCGCCGGTGCTGCATTGCGGTCCGGTGAGCCTCGACACGCGCAGCAGCCGGGTCACGCTGGATGGCCACCCGGTGCCCATGACCAGCCATGAATACCGGGTGCTGGCCTACCTGATGCACCATCCCGATACCGTGGTCTCGCGCGCCGAACTGACCGAACACATCTACGCCCAGGACTTCGACCGCGACTCCAACACGATCGAGGTCTTCATTGCACGGCTGCGCAAGAAGCTGCCACCGGCCATGATCGAGACGGTGCGCGGCTTGGGTTACCGTCTGGCGCTGCCGTGA
- a CDS encoding acyl-CoA/acyl-ACP dehydrogenase, whose amino-acid sequence MTLPDIDVELSEEDLAIRETCHKFALEVLRPAGRELDRLQDPARVIASDSLLWDVFRQYRELGLGAVFADTTIDSLAKARMMCVINEELSWGDVGLAISLGLSHFHQPWIEQSGDAALHARFCDPARPTIGCWALTEPDHGSDTVAFTEPCVTNPAVRANCIARKDGEHYVINGQKAAWVSNGSIADIAVLFCTLDPAQGFSGGAVILVPLDAPGVDRPAPLDKIGQRSLNQGQMFFSDVRVPASHLVVGPEFYPMALEGMLCHGNAGMSQLFIGVARAALDHALEYAEQRVQGGLPISRHQSVRARLFKMFMKVEAARSLTRRTALYLAVKPPSIQHAIAAKVFATNTAFEVASEALQIFGGNGLTREYPVEKLLRDARASMIEDGCNEMLGLIAGARLQGH is encoded by the coding sequence ATGACATTGCCCGATATCGATGTCGAATTGAGTGAGGAGGACCTAGCGATCCGCGAGACCTGCCACAAGTTCGCACTCGAGGTGCTGCGCCCCGCAGGCCGCGAGCTCGACCGCCTGCAGGATCCCGCACGGGTCATCGCGAGCGATTCGCTGCTCTGGGATGTCTTTCGCCAGTACCGCGAACTGGGGCTCGGCGCGGTCTTCGCCGACACCACGATCGATTCGCTCGCAAAGGCACGCATGATGTGCGTGATCAACGAGGAGCTGTCATGGGGCGACGTGGGGCTCGCGATCAGCCTAGGGCTGTCGCATTTTCACCAGCCGTGGATCGAGCAGAGCGGCGATGCGGCGCTGCACGCGCGCTTCTGCGATCCGGCGCGGCCCACGATCGGCTGCTGGGCGCTCACCGAACCTGACCACGGCAGCGATACGGTCGCATTCACCGAACCCTGCGTCACCAATCCCGCGGTGCGCGCCAACTGCATCGCGCGCAAGGACGGCGAGCACTACGTGATCAACGGCCAGAAGGCGGCGTGGGTCTCCAACGGCAGCATCGCCGATATCGCGGTGCTGTTCTGCACCCTGGATCCCGCGCAGGGATTCAGCGGCGGGGCGGTGATACTGGTGCCGCTCGATGCGCCCGGCGTCGATCGCCCCGCTCCGCTCGACAAGATCGGCCAGCGCTCGCTGAACCAGGGCCAGATGTTCTTCAGTGATGTGCGTGTTCCGGCCTCGCACCTCGTGGTGGGACCGGAGTTCTACCCGATGGCACTCGAGGGAATGCTCTGCCACGGCAACGCCGGAATGAGCCAGTTGTTCATCGGCGTGGCACGCGCGGCGCTCGATCATGCGCTGGAATACGCCGAGCAGCGGGTGCAGGGCGGACTGCCGATCTCGCGCCACCAGAGCGTCCGGGCCCGGCTTTTCAAGATGTTCATGAAGGTCGAGGCGGCGCGCTCGCTGACGCGTCGCACGGCGCTTTATCTCGCGGTCAAGCCGCCCTCGATCCAGCACGCGATCGCGGCCAAGGTGTTCGCCACCAACACCGCGTTCGAGGTCGCCAGCGAGGCGCTGCAGATCTTCGGGGGCAACGGGCTGACCCGCGAGTACCCGGTCGAGAAGCTGTTGCGCGATGCGCGCGCCTCGATGATCGAGGACGGCTGCAACGAGATGCTGGGCCTGATCGCCGGCGCGCGGCTCCAGGGCCACTGA
- a CDS encoding diheme cytochrome c, producing the protein MKPESSHSHIRTRLAFAGALSLGLLGVAHADGKHTQPREVLPAYQQECESCHLAYPTRMLPASSWHRIMGGLDQHYGSDASLDAPTAEQIDAWLQAHAATSRRASQPPPEDRITRSAWFEREHREIDPAVWQHASVKSAANCAACHAGAARGSFDDDRLRIPPGLDKRYQRAFHDD; encoded by the coding sequence ATGAAGCCCGAATCTTCACACTCGCATATTCGCACCCGCCTGGCATTCGCCGGCGCCCTGTCGCTCGGCCTGCTTGGCGTGGCCCACGCCGACGGCAAGCACACGCAGCCACGCGAGGTGTTGCCAGCCTACCAGCAGGAATGTGAATCCTGCCACCTCGCCTACCCCACCCGCATGCTGCCGGCCAGTTCGTGGCACCGCATCATGGGCGGCCTGGACCAGCACTACGGCAGCGACGCTTCGCTCGATGCCCCGACCGCGGAGCAGATCGACGCCTGGCTGCAGGCGCATGCCGCCACCAGCCGCCGTGCCAGCCAACCACCACCAGAGGACCGCATCACGCGTTCGGCCTGGTTCGAACGCGAGCACCGCGAGATCGACCCGGCAGTGTGGCAACACGCCAGTGTCAAGAGCGCGGCGAATTGCGCCGCCTGCCATGCCGGGGCCGCCAGGGGTTCCTTCGACGACGATCGCCTGCGCATCCCGCCCGGGCTGGACAAGCGCTACCAGCGCGCCTTCCACGACGATTGA